TCGCCTTCGACCTGGCCACCCACAGGGGCTACGACTCGGACCACCCCCGCGTCGTCGGCGACGTGGGCAAGGCCGGCGTCGCCGTCGACTCGATCCTCGACATGGAGATCCTCTTCTCCGGCATCCCCCTGGGACAGATGTCGGTCTCGATGACGATGAACGGCGCCGTCCTTCCCGTCCTGGCCTTCTACATCGTCGCCGCCGAGGAACAGGGCGTCGACAAAGCGGTCCTCTCGGGGACGATCCAGAACGACATCCTCAAGGAGTTCATGGTCCGCAACACCTACATCTACCCCCCCGCGGCGTCGATGCGGATCATCGGCGACATCTTCGCCTACACGTCGCGGAACATGCCCAAGTTCAACAGCATCAGCATCTCGGGCTACCACATGCAGGAAGCGGGCGCCACGGCCGATATCGAGCTGGGCTACACGCTGGCCGACGGCCTGGAGTACATCCGCACGGGCCAGGCGGCGGGGCTGGCCATCGATGATTTCGCGCCGCGCCTGTCCTTCTTCTGGGCCATCGGGAAGAACTACTTCATGGAAGTGGCCAAGATGCGGGCCGCCCGCATGCTCTGGGCCAAGATCGTCAAGCAGTTCAACCCCAGGAAGGCCAAGTCCATGGCCCTGAGGACCCATTCCCAGACTTCGGGATGGAGCCTGACCGCCCAGGACCCCTTCAACAACGTGGCCCGGACCTGCATCGAGGCCATGGCCGCCGCCCTGGGACACACCCAGTCGCTTCACACCAACGCCCTCGACGAGGCCATCGCCCTGCCGACGGACTTCTCGGCCCGGATCGCCCGCAACACCCAGCTCTACATCCAGGACGAGACGAGCGTCTGCAAGGTCATCGATCCCTGGGGCGGCTCTTACTACGTCGAGGCCCTCACCGACGCCCTCATCCGCAGTTCCTGGGCCCACATCCAGGAAGTGGAGGAGCTGGGCGGCATGTCGAAGGCCATCGACACGGGACTGCCCAAGATGCGCATCGAAGAGGCCTCGGCGCGCCGCCAGGCCCGCATCGACTCGGGAAGCGAGAAGATCCTGGGCCTCAACGCCTACCGCCTGGAAAAGGAGGACCCCCTGGAGATCCTCGAGGTGGACAACTCGGCCGTCCGTCAGGCCCAGATCGACCGCCTGGCCAAGCTGCGGGTCAACCGGGACAACGACCGGGTCCGCCTCAGCCTGGAGGCCATCACCCGCTCCGTCGAGACGGGCGAGGGCAATCTGCTCGAACTGGCCGTCGAGGCCGCCCGCTCCAGGGCCAGCCTGGGCGAGATCTCCGACGCCGTCGAAAAGGTCTGCGGCCGCCACAAGGCCATCATCCGCTCCATATCGGGCGTCTACAGCAGCGAGTTCGCCGACGAGGAGATCATCGAAGAGGTGCGGCGGATGACGGACGACTTCGAGAAACGAGAAGGCCGCCGCCCCCGCATCATGGTGGCCAAGATGGGCCAGGACGGCCACGACAGAGGGGCCAAGGTGGTCGCCACGGCCTACGCCGATATGGGCTTCGACGTCGACGTCGGGCCCCTCTTCCAGACGCCCGAGGAGACGGCTCAGGACGCCGTCGACAACGACGTCCACATCGTCGGCATGAGCTCCCTCGCCGCCGGACACAAGACCCTCCTCCCCCAGCTCGTCGAAGAGCTCGAGAAGCGGGGCCGCGGCGACATCATGATCATCGTCGGCGGCGTCATTCCCGCCCAGGACTACGAATTTCTCCTCTCCCACGGCGCCTCGGCCATCTACGGCCCCGGAACGGTCATTCCGGCCGCAGCCAAGGAGATGCTCGAAATCCTGAGCGAAAGGCTCCGCCTGGCCGAAGAGGGAGAGGCCTGACATGACGGGCGCCACCAGGCCCGAGTGGACGCCTGAAGGCGCCGGTAGCGAGTTCGCCTGTCGCGTCATGGCCGGCGTCGACGGCGAGGAGACGAGACGACGTCCCCTCGCCTCGGGACCCAAGAGACTGACCGTCGACGACTACGTCGCGGGAATCCTCGCCGGAGAGCGCATGATCCTTTCCCGGGCCATCACCCTCATCGAGAGCAACGCCCCGAAGCATTTCGACCAGGGGCAGGAGATCGTCCAGAAGATCCTCCCCCACGCGGGACGGTCCCTGCGGATCGGCATCACGGGCGTTCCCGGCGTGGGCAAGAGCACCACCATCGAAGCCCTGGGCTGCCACCTCTGCGACGAGGGGAAGAAGGTGGCCGTCCTGGCCGTCGATCCCAGCAGCAGCCTCTCGCGGGGAAGCATCCTGGGCGACAAGACCCGGATGGAGCAACTCTCGCGCCGCCCCGAGGCCTTCATCCGCCCCTCCCCTTCCGGGGGAACTCTGGGCGGCGTCACCCGCAAGAGCCGGGAGACGCTCCTTCTCTGCGAGGCCGCCGGCTACGACGTCATCCTCGTCGAGACCGTCGGCGTCGGCCAGGGAGAGACGACGGTCCGCTCCATGGTGGACCACTTCCTTCTCCTCGTCCTCACCGGCGCCGGCGACGATCTTCAGGGCATCAAGAAGGGAATCCTCGAGCTGGCCGACTCGATCTGGGTCAACAAGGCCGACGGAGCCAACAGGCAGAGGGCTCTGGCCACGCGGGCCGACTACGACCAGATTCTCCACTACATCCGGCCCGCCACGCCGGGATGGTCGACGCGGGCCCAGGTCTGCTCGGCCCTCACCGGCGAGGGGATCGCCCAGATCTGGCAGACGGCGTCGGAATTCCGCCGCGTCGTCGCCGCATCGGGCCTTCTCGAAAAAAGACGCAGCCAGCAGACGCTGGCCTGGGTCCGATCCATGACGGAAGAACACCTCCGCAACCGCATCGCCCGAAACGGCGCCCTCGCCGAGGCCACGGAGCTTCTGGAACGGAAGGTCTCCTCGGGAGAACTCGCTCCGACTCTGGCGGCCAGGGAGATCATCGCCGTCATGGAGAAAACGCTCTTTCTCTCCACGTAAAAGCCTCACACCGACACCCGAGAGGGGAGAGATCGCCCCCGGCGGTCCCTCCCCTCTCGGGTGTGTCGTGCCCGCCTCACCCCGACCAAAGAGCCCCTCCCGGAAGACAGCCCGAGGGACCTCGGCGGGGCCGCCTTTTCGTCTCCCTCCGGTTTCTTTTACGCCTTCTGCCCCTTCGTCATGTTGCAGAAACGAAGGCAACGGGAACGATGGAGCCGGGCAATGCTCAGTCCGGACTCGACGCCGCGACAGGTTGCCTCGATATCGACGACGACACTCCCGGCGAGGACATCGACGCCGTAAAGATCCAGAAGGACAGGAGAGAGGGGAACCGTCGCCCCCAGAAGGATGCGGTACGCCTGGGACGACATTCTCAGATAATGGGCCAGGGAACGGGTGAGCAGGGCCGTGCCGGTGATCGCCGCCACATCGCACGACGCCAGGGCTTCATCCCACTTTGCCGGATCGAGGCGATCGGGCACGTCCTTCAGCTCCAACAGATAAAGACGGCGTGCCTCCTGACGAAGCCGATCCGTAAAGGGGAAATCGCCCACGACGGCCACATCCCGCCCCCGGCCTCGATCGACGATCAGATCCAGCGCGTTCGGGCTCTCGTCTCCGACGGGAGGGGCCAAGGCGGCATTGAGAGCGGCAGAGGCCAGGCTTCGATTCAAAAGCAGATCGTCGTAGAGCAGAGAGGCCACATCCCCGAGAGACCTTCCCTTCACCGATTCCACCCGAGAGAGCCCCTTCTGGGACGAACTTCCCAGCGTCGTCGCCAGAGCGGCCCGATCGCCCGATCTGACGACGATCTGTTTGGGACCCAGAATCACCTCGTCGACGGGATCGTCCGGGAAGGTCATGGAGGCGATGAGGCGCTCGATAAGAAGGCGCTCCTCGCCGCTCAGAGCCCTCTCGGGCCTTTCGACGAAGGGCTTGGCGCCGTTGCACCGATTCTCTTCCATCGTCAGGACTCCTTTCCCCTGTCTAGGGCGGCAGGACGGTTCAAAAACGTTTTTTCAGAATCCCGTGCCGGCGGCAGAACCTGGAACCCTTACCGGGCTGCCGCGAAAAGAGAAGCCTGTCTGCAAGGTACGCGAGATCCATTCACAAAACCTTGCCGTCACGGGGTTGCGTTCCGAGATCAACCTTTTCTCGGGCAGCGCTGCCAGGGCAGGCAAAAGGCGGGACTTCCCCATTCTACACCCGCTTTTTTTCAGGCTTTCCCGACGAGGAGGCCCGGACAATGGACAACCTCGGCAAAAGGCGTAGAATGGATGCATCCATCAGGGATGCATCCATTCTACGCAAGGAGTTGAACGACCTGTCCCTCAACGCCGAAGAGCGGGCCTACCGCTCCATCATCGAGCTGATCCTCTCCGGCCACTACCGACCGGGTGACTTTCTCCTCGAACTGGACCTGGCTCCCCGCCTCGACATGAGCCGCACCCCCGTGAGCCGCGCCCTGAGCCGTCTCGTCACCGAGGGATTCCTCAACCGCATGGCGAAAAAGGGCTGCTACATCCCCCTGCCGACGCCGGAGGACGCCGAGGAAGTCTTTTCCGCCCGGAAGGCCGTCGAGGGCCAGGCCGCCGCGCGCGCCGCAAGGCTGGCGACGAAAGAGGACATCGCGTTGCTGGAACGCATCGTCGCCGAGGACAACGAGGCCGTCCGCAGAAGGCAGAAGGAACGCTTCGCCCGCATCAACGAGGACTTCCACTTCGCCATCGCCCGGGCCAGCCACAACGCCTACCTGGAAAAGTGGATCCGCAACATCTTCTGGCGCGCCAACATCTACATCTTCTACTTCGACAGCTTCTACCGACAGAGGGAAAACGAGATTCCTCCCCAGAAGACACCCCTTCAGCATGCCACCATCATCGAGGCCATCGCCTCCGGCGACGCCGAAGGAGCCGCTCGGGCCATGACGGACCACATCGACCACACGTACCAGGTTCTGGGGCGATAGGAAGCG
The DNA window shown above is from Aminithiophilus ramosus and carries:
- a CDS encoding GntR family transcriptional regulator translates to MNDLSLNAEERAYRSIIELILSGHYRPGDFLLELDLAPRLDMSRTPVSRALSRLVTEGFLNRMAKKGCYIPLPTPEDAEEVFSARKAVEGQAAARAARLATKEDIALLERIVAEDNEAVRRRQKERFARINEDFHFAIARASHNAYLEKWIRNIFWRANIYIFYFDSFYRQRENEIPPQKTPLQHATIIEAIASGDAEGAARAMTDHIDHTYQVLGR
- the scpA gene encoding methylmalonyl-CoA mutase codes for the protein MQAKPDFSRMAFSPSPKAPDSLEAWRARIERETGKPFDALFHRTMEQIDVAPLYTESDYEGMTHLPYMAGLPPFLRGPYPTMYVTRPWTVRQYAGFSTAEESNAFYRRNLAAGQKGLSIAFDLATHRGYDSDHPRVVGDVGKAGVAVDSILDMEILFSGIPLGQMSVSMTMNGAVLPVLAFYIVAAEEQGVDKAVLSGTIQNDILKEFMVRNTYIYPPAASMRIIGDIFAYTSRNMPKFNSISISGYHMQEAGATADIELGYTLADGLEYIRTGQAAGLAIDDFAPRLSFFWAIGKNYFMEVAKMRAARMLWAKIVKQFNPRKAKSMALRTHSQTSGWSLTAQDPFNNVARTCIEAMAAALGHTQSLHTNALDEAIALPTDFSARIARNTQLYIQDETSVCKVIDPWGGSYYVEALTDALIRSSWAHIQEVEELGGMSKAIDTGLPKMRIEEASARRQARIDSGSEKILGLNAYRLEKEDPLEILEVDNSAVRQAQIDRLAKLRVNRDNDRVRLSLEAITRSVETGEGNLLELAVEAARSRASLGEISDAVEKVCGRHKAIIRSISGVYSSEFADEEIIEEVRRMTDDFEKREGRRPRIMVAKMGQDGHDRGAKVVATAYADMGFDVDVGPLFQTPEETAQDAVDNDVHIVGMSSLAAGHKTLLPQLVEELEKRGRGDIMIIVGGVIPAQDYEFLLSHGASAIYGPGTVIPAAAKEMLEILSERLRLAEEGEA
- a CDS encoding Rossmann-like domain-containing protein: MEENRCNGAKPFVERPERALSGEERLLIERLIASMTFPDDPVDEVILGPKQIVVRSGDRAALATTLGSSSQKGLSRVESVKGRSLGDVASLLYDDLLLNRSLASAALNAALAPPVGDESPNALDLIVDRGRGRDVAVVGDFPFTDRLRQEARRLYLLELKDVPDRLDPAKWDEALASCDVAAITGTALLTRSLAHYLRMSSQAYRILLGATVPLSPVLLDLYGVDVLAGSVVVDIEATCRGVESGLSIARLHRSRCLRFCNMTKGQKA
- the meaB gene encoding methylmalonyl Co-A mutase-associated GTPase MeaB, whose protein sequence is MTGATRPEWTPEGAGSEFACRVMAGVDGEETRRRPLASGPKRLTVDDYVAGILAGERMILSRAITLIESNAPKHFDQGQEIVQKILPHAGRSLRIGITGVPGVGKSTTIEALGCHLCDEGKKVAVLAVDPSSSLSRGSILGDKTRMEQLSRRPEAFIRPSPSGGTLGGVTRKSRETLLLCEAAGYDVILVETVGVGQGETTVRSMVDHFLLLVLTGAGDDLQGIKKGILELADSIWVNKADGANRQRALATRADYDQILHYIRPATPGWSTRAQVCSALTGEGIAQIWQTASEFRRVVAASGLLEKRRSQQTLAWVRSMTEEHLRNRIARNGALAEATELLERKVSSGELAPTLAAREIIAVMEKTLFLST